Proteins encoded within one genomic window of Granulicella pectinivorans:
- a CDS encoding chitobiase/beta-hexosaminidase C-terminal domain-containing protein, with product MPPASTLRRRISSAFAVFTVGLLGLGLSSCSKTPVPVAALAPVAGAAFHGLVHGGQQPVKNASIQIYAVGSGGSTALLSPPVSTDSQGNFNVTGRYTCPSASALVYIVSIGGDPGMGANNPNLAEMAALGACGSLSASTYITINEVSTVAAVFELAPYMTSFSQVSYGTDLAGITNAFAEVNVLVNLATGQAPGSGASAGTAVPVSEINTLADIIASCVNSTGGTAGDGSICGTLLSLTGVGGQGNTIAAMLQIARNPSLNVAGLYSLISPNSPFGPVLTSAPGSWGVNPLPVVATPVISLAAGTYEGMQSVTITDATVGSTIYYTTDGTTPTLNSMVYGGSVAIAATSTLRAFAAAPGSLSSAVVSAAYTITAPTHFTGGLITTIAGIGVQAETGDGGQATIASLAPVGVAVDAAGNVYTADSAGNVVRKITPAGIITTIAGTGTQGSSGDGGLATSARLNNPYSVAVDGSGNIFIADEGNERIREITKVDGKINTVAGSGVECSTTTGDGGQATSASLCGAFYVAVDASNNLFISDHYASRIRQVTGGIIYTVAGAVNGGFPNDGPAASANFNGPDGLAVDGAGNLYIADTGHNTIRMMTVGRIMSTIAGTGVQGTTGDGGAALSARLTSPVSIAVDANSNVYLSDGGTRVRKIDATSHSISTVAGNGTSGFSGDGGDSLQAEVNNLYGMAFDANGALYLADNGNNRVRKIVFGRFSIAAAPTFSPAGGTYDSAQTVTLSTTSTGANIFYTTDGSAPSVASTLYTGGITVNNADTVINAIATGNNYATSAPASAEYVISGAQVSALLFSPSGGTYTTTQNVTITALTGNPTIYYTTDGTQPTTSSFVYNGGPITVDHTQRLSAIAVKNGYGTDFVYEANYKINVPETPGIITTAAGGTILTSGLPTTAAQLVANGVAFDADGNMYISDDSTGGAGADVRKVDAITGAVTTLVDQNTRVSGTAGLSFIAAGALAVNGNGDLYIVDTAQSVVWELPVGSSQLVEVAGFNQSGLVSSFRPTGIGVDAQNNLYITDGSSGVVRKWDGSNLTIVAGSPTASSSDPTQVGDGGPATSAWLSNPTGVAVDASGNLYIADTYHGRIRRVDAKTGNISTIAGTGQISVVQQGGYTGDGGPATAAGLSEPDAIALDSAGNVYLSDTLNEAIRKIDMTTGIIRTVAGNGIEGYSGDGGPAIAAELSLGSYVGLAFDSSDNLYIVDRANSRLRKVAPGGTPSTVTAAPFINNQTQPLSSDSSGNYVVAGPITILMSSPTTQSTIYYTLDGSPPTTTSMQYNGGISLSSSATIQAIAVAPGYTASPVTTQAFHLTFKVAPPNFNVSSSSNTGPQTVSISTTTTDGEPSTPGATIYYTTDGTTPTRASTQYTGPFTLSTSTGLQAFAVKTGYQDSDVSFDGVVVNGTAIAPVLSLPAGTYTSVQTVSLSSASSSALIYYTLDGSAPSVGDNLYYGPITVSSTTTIQAIAGGSGYKPSAVTSATYTINLPAAATPTFSPAAGTYTSVQTVAIRSATSGASLYYTTDGSTPTTSSLPYYGPITVSASQTLKAVAIATGYSVSPVGSAAYVLNLTAAAPTFSPAPGTYSTTQSVTLSTTTPGASIYYTLDGTPPTSASALFTGAISVSATETVRAVTVASGYSNSGVATAAYTIAPAAGTPIFSPAAGTYTTLQTVTIQAANSGATLYYTLDGSMPTTSSTRYIGGITVYASETIKAIAVLSGYANSAVGSAAYTINLSKGTISTLAGTGTGSYSGDGSAATSATINGPQGGVYDSAGNLYIADTANNRIRKVNTAGVISNFAGTGTAGFSGDGGAATSAKLNGPTSLAIDGLGTVYVSDTGNNAIRAIASNGTISTYAGAVAGSAHYLTLSTPRGIAVDYYNRLYIADSGAQRIISTNSNAPSISGGFHVLCGTGGWVGQLSNPTGIGLGFSTSDGQVSIYIADAGTKQVSLCGIGAANFSFTTLAGGGTSALADGAVATSVALTSPVAVMLDPGYNGNVYFLDQGAGKLLKLYGGVLIDLAGSGATDPVNDGGLATAGGLSSPGGFLMDTSSNFEIFDTGHNRVRKVTFSH from the coding sequence ATGCCCCCCGCATCCACGCTGCGCCGCCGCATCTCGTCCGCATTCGCCGTTTTCACCGTTGGCCTTTTGGGGCTGGGGCTTAGCTCGTGCTCGAAGACGCCGGTTCCTGTGGCGGCTTTGGCTCCCGTGGCGGGCGCCGCCTTTCACGGACTGGTGCATGGCGGGCAGCAGCCGGTAAAGAATGCGTCGATCCAGATCTATGCGGTGGGCTCGGGTGGCTCGACGGCTTTGTTGAGCCCTCCGGTGTCGACGGACAGCCAGGGCAACTTCAATGTGACGGGGAGGTATACCTGCCCTTCGGCGAGTGCGCTGGTGTACATCGTGTCGATCGGCGGCGATCCGGGGATGGGGGCGAACAACCCGAACCTGGCCGAGATGGCTGCGCTGGGCGCGTGCGGAAGCCTGAGCGCGAGCACGTACATCACGATCAACGAGGTGTCGACGGTGGCGGCGGTGTTTGAACTGGCTCCTTATATGACGTCGTTCAGCCAGGTGAGCTATGGAACGGACCTTGCGGGGATTACGAACGCGTTCGCCGAGGTGAATGTGCTGGTGAACCTGGCGACGGGACAGGCACCGGGTTCGGGAGCGTCTGCGGGGACGGCTGTTCCGGTTTCGGAGATCAATACGCTTGCGGACATTATCGCGAGTTGCGTGAACTCGACGGGTGGGACGGCGGGAGATGGAAGCATCTGCGGCACGCTGCTCTCGTTGACGGGTGTGGGGGGGCAGGGCAATACGATTGCGGCGATGCTGCAGATTGCACGGAACCCGAGCCTGAATGTCGCGGGGCTGTACAGCCTGATCTCGCCGAACAGTCCGTTTGGACCGGTGCTGACGTCGGCTCCGGGAAGCTGGGGGGTGAATCCGCTGCCGGTTGTGGCGACCCCGGTGATCTCGCTGGCGGCGGGGACGTATGAGGGGATGCAGAGTGTGACGATCACCGACGCCACGGTGGGCTCGACGATCTACTACACGACGGATGGGACGACGCCGACGCTGAACTCCATGGTGTATGGGGGATCGGTGGCGATTGCGGCGACGTCGACGTTGCGCGCGTTTGCGGCGGCTCCCGGATCCTTGAGCAGTGCGGTGGTTTCGGCGGCGTACACGATTACGGCTCCGACGCACTTTACGGGAGGGCTGATTACGACGATTGCGGGGATCGGCGTGCAGGCCGAGACGGGCGACGGCGGACAGGCGACCATCGCTTCGCTGGCTCCGGTTGGCGTCGCGGTGGATGCGGCGGGGAACGTTTATACGGCCGACAGTGCGGGGAACGTCGTTCGCAAGATTACGCCGGCGGGCATCATCACGACGATCGCGGGTACGGGTACGCAAGGGAGCAGCGGCGACGGCGGCCTGGCTACGAGCGCGCGGCTGAACAATCCGTATTCGGTGGCTGTGGATGGAAGCGGAAATATCTTCATCGCCGATGAGGGCAACGAGCGGATTCGCGAGATTACGAAGGTCGATGGCAAGATCAACACGGTGGCGGGAAGCGGCGTGGAGTGCAGCACGACGACGGGCGATGGCGGGCAGGCGACCTCCGCTTCGCTGTGCGGAGCGTTCTATGTCGCGGTGGATGCGAGCAACAACCTCTTCATCTCGGATCACTACGCCTCGCGGATTCGCCAGGTGACCGGAGGGATCATCTACACCGTTGCCGGTGCGGTGAATGGTGGTTTCCCGAACGATGGACCGGCCGCGAGCGCTAACTTCAACGGTCCGGACGGCCTGGCGGTCGATGGCGCGGGCAATCTTTACATCGCGGATACGGGGCACAACACGATCCGCATGATGACGGTGGGACGGATCATGTCGACGATTGCGGGGACCGGTGTGCAGGGCACCACGGGCGACGGCGGCGCCGCGCTGTCGGCACGGCTGACGAGTCCTGTTTCCATCGCGGTCGACGCGAACAGCAATGTGTACCTCTCGGACGGCGGGACCAGGGTGCGGAAGATCGATGCCACCTCGCACAGCATCTCCACGGTAGCCGGAAACGGCACCAGTGGATTCAGCGGCGATGGCGGCGATTCGCTGCAGGCGGAGGTCAACAACCTTTACGGCATGGCGTTCGATGCCAACGGCGCTCTCTATCTCGCGGACAACGGGAACAACCGCGTTCGCAAGATTGTGTTCGGGAGGTTCAGCATCGCGGCGGCACCGACCTTCTCGCCGGCTGGAGGCACTTATGACAGCGCGCAGACGGTGACCCTGAGCACGACGTCGACGGGAGCGAACATCTTCTACACGACGGATGGATCTGCCCCGAGCGTAGCGTCCACGCTGTATACCGGGGGGATCACGGTCAACAATGCGGACACGGTGATCAACGCCATTGCAACGGGCAACAACTATGCGACGAGCGCGCCGGCCAGCGCAGAGTACGTTATTTCCGGAGCGCAGGTTTCGGCGCTGCTCTTCAGTCCCTCGGGGGGGACGTACACGACGACGCAGAACGTGACCATTACGGCTCTGACGGGGAATCCCACGATCTACTACACCACCGATGGCACGCAGCCGACGACCTCCTCCTTTGTCTACAACGGGGGACCGATCACGGTCGACCACACGCAGCGGCTCTCGGCGATCGCGGTGAAGAACGGATACGGGACGGATTTCGTTTACGAGGCGAACTACAAGATCAATGTGCCGGAGACGCCCGGTATTATTACGACCGCTGCGGGGGGAACGATTCTGACCTCGGGACTTCCCACGACTGCCGCGCAGTTGGTTGCGAATGGAGTCGCGTTCGACGCGGACGGGAATATGTATATCTCGGACGACTCGACGGGTGGTGCCGGAGCCGACGTCCGCAAGGTGGATGCCATTACCGGAGCGGTGACGACGCTGGTGGACCAGAACACCCGGGTGAGCGGCACGGCGGGACTCAGCTTCATCGCCGCGGGTGCGCTGGCTGTGAATGGCAACGGCGATCTTTATATCGTGGATACGGCCCAGTCCGTGGTGTGGGAACTGCCTGTGGGCAGCTCGCAACTGGTTGAAGTCGCCGGCTTCAATCAGTCTGGCCTGGTGTCGAGCTTCAGGCCGACCGGTATCGGGGTGGACGCGCAGAACAACCTGTACATCACGGACGGAAGCAGCGGCGTCGTGCGCAAGTGGGATGGCTCGAACCTGACTATCGTTGCGGGGTCGCCGACGGCGTCGTCGTCGGATCCGACGCAGGTAGGGGATGGCGGTCCGGCGACCAGCGCGTGGCTGAGCAACCCGACGGGCGTGGCGGTGGATGCGAGCGGCAACCTGTATATCGCGGACACGTATCACGGGCGCATTCGCAGGGTGGACGCGAAGACGGGCAACATCAGCACCATCGCCGGGACGGGGCAGATCAGCGTTGTCCAGCAGGGAGGGTACACTGGCGACGGCGGACCGGCGACGGCGGCCGGTCTCTCGGAGCCGGATGCCATTGCGCTGGACAGTGCGGGCAATGTGTATCTCTCGGACACGCTCAACGAGGCGATCCGGAAGATCGACATGACGACGGGAATTATCCGGACGGTCGCCGGCAATGGAATCGAGGGATATAGCGGGGACGGCGGGCCGGCTATCGCCGCGGAGCTGAGCCTGGGCAGTTACGTAGGGCTGGCGTTCGATAGTTCGGACAATCTGTACATCGTGGATCGCGCCAACAGCAGACTGCGCAAGGTCGCTCCCGGCGGTACGCCTTCGACCGTGACGGCTGCACCGTTCATCAACAATCAGACGCAGCCTTTGAGCTCGGATAGTTCCGGGAACTACGTGGTTGCCGGGCCGATTACGATTCTGATGAGTTCACCGACGACGCAGTCCACGATCTACTACACGCTCGACGGCTCGCCGCCGACGACGACCTCGATGCAGTACAACGGGGGCATCAGTCTGTCTTCCTCGGCGACGATCCAAGCGATTGCGGTGGCTCCGGGGTACACGGCCAGCCCGGTGACTACGCAGGCGTTCCACCTCACCTTCAAGGTGGCGCCTCCGAACTTCAACGTCAGCTCGAGCAGCAACACGGGGCCGCAGACGGTTTCGATCAGCACGACGACCACGGATGGGGAACCGTCAACGCCAGGCGCCACGATCTACTACACAACCGACGGCACGACGCCGACGCGCGCCTCGACGCAGTACACGGGGCCGTTCACGCTTTCGACGTCCACCGGGCTGCAGGCTTTCGCGGTGAAGACCGGCTACCAGGACAGCGATGTCTCGTTCGATGGCGTGGTGGTGAACGGCACCGCGATTGCGCCGGTGCTGTCGCTGCCTGCCGGGACGTATACGTCGGTTCAGACGGTGTCCCTGAGCTCTGCGAGCAGCAGTGCGTTGATCTATTACACGCTGGATGGCTCAGCGCCTTCGGTGGGGGACAACCTTTACTACGGCCCGATCACGGTATCGAGCACGACGACCATCCAGGCGATTGCGGGCGGCAGCGGCTATAAGCCGAGCGCGGTGACGAGTGCGACCTATACGATCAATCTGCCTGCGGCTGCCACGCCTACGTTCTCACCTGCGGCCGGCACCTATACCTCGGTGCAGACGGTTGCGATCAGGAGCGCGACGAGCGGAGCCTCTTTGTATTACACGACGGACGGGTCGACACCGACCACCTCATCGTTACCGTACTACGGTCCGATTACGGTCTCTGCGTCCCAGACGTTGAAGGCGGTCGCGATTGCCACGGGCTACTCCGTCAGCCCGGTGGGGAGTGCTGCCTACGTGTTGAATCTGACGGCTGCGGCGCCGACGTTCAGTCCGGCACCGGGAACCTACTCCACCACGCAATCGGTGACGCTCTCGACGACGACGCCGGGCGCTTCTATCTACTACACCCTGGATGGCACGCCACCCACTTCGGCATCCGCTCTGTTCACGGGCGCGATTTCGGTCAGCGCGACCGAGACGGTGAGAGCGGTGACGGTGGCAAGCGGGTACAGCAATAGTGGTGTGGCCACGGCGGCGTATACGATCGCGCCAGCGGCGGGGACACCTATCTTCTCGCCGGCAGCGGGAACGTACACCACGTTGCAGACGGTCACGATTCAGGCGGCAAACTCGGGCGCTACCCTCTACTACACGCTGGACGGGAGCATGCCGACCACCTCTTCCACCCGCTATATCGGCGGCATCACGGTATATGCGTCGGAGACGATCAAGGCGATTGCGGTGCTTTCGGGCTATGCGAACAGCGCGGTTGGATCGGCGGCCTACACCATCAATTTGTCGAAGGGGACGATCAGCACCCTTGCCGGTACGGGCACGGGTTCGTACAGTGGCGATGGGTCGGCAGCCACCTCCGCCACCATCAACGGGCCACAGGGCGGGGTCTATGACAGCGCGGGAAATCTCTACATCGCGGACACCGCGAATAACCGTATCCGCAAGGTGAACACGGCCGGTGTGATCAGCAACTTTGCCGGGACCGGGACCGCGGGGTTCAGCGGTGACGGAGGCGCGGCGACATCGGCCAAACTCAACGGTCCCACGTCGCTTGCGATCGATGGGCTGGGCACGGTCTATGTCTCCGATACGGGTAACAACGCGATCCGGGCGATCGCGTCGAATGGGACGATCAGTACCTACGCCGGTGCCGTTGCGGGTTCAGCCCACTACCTGACGCTGAGCACGCCGAGAGGAATCGCCGTGGATTACTACAACCGGCTTTACATTGCCGACTCCGGGGCACAGCGCATTATTTCGACCAATTCCAACGCACCCTCCATCAGCGGAGGTTTCCATGTGCTGTGCGGGACGGGCGGGTGGGTCGGTCAGTTGTCCAATCCGACCGGCATCGGGTTGGGTTTCAGCACTTCGGATGGCCAGGTCTCCATCTATATTGCCGATGCCGGTACGAAACAGGTGTCCCTGTGCGGCATTGGTGCTGCGAACTTCTCGTTCACGACGCTCGCGGGTGGTGGCACTTCGGCTCTCGCCGATGGGGCGGTGGCGACGAGCGTGGCGCTTACGTCTCCGGTCGCGGTGATGCTCGATCCCGGTTATAACGGCAACGTCTACTTCCTCGACCAGGGTGCAGGGAAGCTCCTCAAGCTCTACGGCGGAGTGCTTATCGACCTTGCGGGCAGCGGTGCTACCGACCCGGTGAATGATGGGGGACTGGCTACCGCCGGGGGCCTCAGCAGCCCGGGTGGATTCCTGATGGATACGAGCAGTAACTTCGAGATCTTCGACACGGGCCATAACCGGGTGAGAAAGGTGACCTTTTCGCACTGA
- a CDS encoding chitobiase/beta-hexosaminidase C-terminal domain-containing protein, producing MQTRYSRPLSLLCTLIVLIGLSGCGMPSGELLVTAAPVIAPAGGGFVSAQTVTMTDATAGASIFYTVDGTTPTSASARYSGPIAVSRSTVLKAMAVAPPSEASAVVSANFTIAVPQAAAPVISPAGGAYTAVQTISLTDATPGAAIYYTVDGSTPGATSTAYTGPFPLAGSATVSAVAIAAGYGMSPVAAASYTITLPLPLTATPVIAPGGGTFASAQTVTLSDATSGATIYYTLDGSTPTVASPVYAGAFSVGKSTTVKAVAVAAGYNLSGVASAGFTITPVTSTPVVSPGGGTFASAQTVSVSDATAGAAIFYTLDGSVPTTSSAVYTGPFSVARTTTVQAVAIASGYRLSGVGSASFTITTVTPTPVISPGGGTFSSAQTVSLSDAAGGATIYYTVDGTTPTVASPVYTGPFAVGKTTTVQAVAVASGYRLSAVASASLTINLPAATPVISPGSGTFVASQTISIGDATSGAAIYYTVDGTTPTVASPVYTGPFAIRATTTVQAVAIAAGFSLSGVASSTFTLTGVTAMPAIAPTSGSFATSVVVRLSDATSGARIYYTLDGSMPTAGSAVYTSALTVTSTTTVRAVAQSPGFSVSGVATATFTKIAAGSGISGTVAFSKRALQGAFVSLYAAGQTGYGSASAVVSSNASITDNAGAFTVPYSCPDPSRQVYLVASGGQVATTPAVSGSSLVLVTLLGRCGSLNTASATVVNEMTTVAAAWALAPFVQAGATQVGSSSTNAAGLASAFLTGMNLVDSVHGTVGGASLPAGATLPTSEMNTLADVLASCVATPSAVCSGLFQAATPAGGTAPADTFAAAVNVARYPGNQVAALYGLVSSSSPFQPVLSAAPSDWTLAVRYGGGGLAAPSSIAIDQSGAVWVANHAGSVSKFTAQGAALSPSTGFTGGGMYESFGLAVDGSGNIWVTNAESSGSVNGGLGSVTKLDGTGAVLSGANGFTGGGIDFPEAVAADTNGNVWVANYGGSTATLLASTGAALSPAGGYGYGDLVFPTGVAVDGQHTAWFANQGGSTVTEVPASGVGAIQVSCCQGASGIALDQQGNVWAANYYGDSVSAVSGAGSLISAGYTGGGLMGPRGIAVDGAQRVWVANYQGNTVTNLQGAAGNAPGAPLSGASGYGVAAGLSLPYGLAIDATGSVWVTSSGNDAVVQFVGAASPVKVPLLGLPGLP from the coding sequence ATGCAAACCAGATACTCCAGGCCCCTCTCCCTGCTCTGCACGCTGATCGTTCTGATCGGGTTGAGCGGGTGCGGGATGCCGTCGGGGGAGCTGCTGGTGACGGCGGCTCCGGTGATCGCGCCGGCCGGAGGAGGCTTTGTGTCGGCGCAGACGGTGACGATGACGGATGCTACGGCGGGAGCGAGCATCTTCTATACCGTCGATGGAACGACACCGACGAGCGCATCGGCGCGGTACTCGGGGCCGATTGCGGTGAGCCGGAGCACGGTGCTGAAGGCGATGGCGGTAGCACCGCCGTCTGAGGCGAGCGCGGTGGTCTCGGCCAACTTTACGATTGCGGTTCCGCAGGCGGCCGCTCCGGTGATCTCGCCGGCGGGTGGCGCGTATACGGCGGTCCAGACGATTTCGCTGACGGATGCGACGCCGGGGGCGGCGATCTATTACACGGTGGACGGCAGCACTCCTGGCGCTACTTCGACGGCGTATACCGGGCCTTTTCCGTTGGCGGGGTCGGCTACGGTGAGCGCGGTGGCGATTGCAGCGGGATACGGGATGAGCCCGGTTGCCGCGGCCTCATACACGATTACGCTGCCTCTGCCGTTGACGGCTACGCCGGTGATTGCGCCTGGGGGCGGGACGTTTGCGTCGGCGCAGACGGTGACTCTGAGCGATGCCACGAGCGGGGCGACGATTTATTACACGTTGGATGGGTCGACTCCCACTGTGGCGTCGCCGGTGTATGCGGGGGCGTTTTCGGTGGGGAAGAGTACGACGGTCAAGGCTGTGGCCGTTGCTGCCGGGTACAACCTGAGTGGCGTGGCTTCGGCTGGCTTTACGATTACGCCGGTGACGAGCACGCCGGTGGTTTCGCCTGGAGGCGGGACGTTTGCGTCGGCGCAGACGGTGAGTGTGAGCGATGCGACGGCTGGCGCGGCGATCTTCTACACGTTGGATGGATCGGTGCCGACGACTTCATCAGCGGTGTACACGGGGCCGTTCAGCGTCGCCAGGACGACGACGGTTCAGGCGGTGGCGATCGCTTCGGGCTACCGCTTGAGTGGCGTGGGTTCGGCGAGCTTTACGATCACGACGGTTACGCCTACTCCGGTGATCTCGCCTGGAGGCGGGACGTTCTCTTCCGCGCAGACGGTGAGTTTGAGCGATGCGGCCGGCGGGGCGACGATCTACTACACGGTCGATGGGACCACGCCGACGGTTGCGTCGCCGGTGTATACGGGGCCGTTTGCGGTGGGGAAGACGACGACGGTGCAGGCTGTGGCGGTCGCTTCGGGGTATCGTTTGTCGGCTGTGGCCTCGGCGAGTCTCACGATCAACCTTCCTGCGGCAACACCCGTGATCTCGCCGGGGAGCGGGACCTTTGTGGCTTCGCAGACGATCAGCATCGGCGATGCCACGAGTGGGGCTGCGATCTATTACACGGTCGATGGGACGACACCGACGGTTGCGTCGCCGGTGTATACGGGGCCGTTTGCGATTCGCGCGACGACGACGGTGCAGGCTGTGGCGATCGCTGCGGGGTTCAGCCTGAGCGGGGTTGCGTCATCCACGTTTACGCTGACGGGTGTGACGGCGATGCCGGCGATCGCGCCGACGAGCGGGAGTTTTGCGACGTCGGTGGTGGTGCGGCTGAGCGATGCGACGAGCGGGGCTAGGATCTACTACACGCTGGACGGCAGCATGCCTACGGCAGGGTCGGCAGTCTATACGTCCGCGCTTACGGTGACGTCGACGACGACCGTGAGGGCTGTGGCGCAGTCTCCGGGGTTCAGTGTGAGCGGTGTGGCGACGGCTACATTTACGAAGATCGCGGCGGGCTCGGGGATCTCGGGGACGGTGGCGTTCAGCAAGAGGGCTTTGCAGGGGGCGTTCGTGTCGCTCTACGCGGCGGGGCAGACGGGGTATGGGTCGGCCTCCGCGGTGGTGTCGTCGAATGCGTCGATTACGGACAATGCGGGAGCGTTTACAGTGCCCTACAGCTGCCCGGACCCCTCGCGGCAGGTGTACCTGGTGGCGAGCGGCGGGCAGGTGGCGACGACGCCGGCGGTTTCGGGGAGTTCGTTGGTGCTGGTGACGCTGCTGGGGAGGTGCGGCTCGCTGAATACGGCGTCCGCGACGGTGGTGAATGAGATGACGACGGTGGCCGCGGCGTGGGCGCTGGCACCGTTTGTGCAGGCTGGCGCGACGCAGGTGGGCAGCAGCAGCACCAATGCGGCGGGGCTGGCGAGCGCGTTTCTGACGGGGATGAACCTGGTCGACAGCGTGCATGGGACGGTGGGGGGTGCGTCGCTTCCGGCTGGGGCGACGCTGCCCACGAGCGAGATGAATACGCTGGCGGATGTGCTGGCGAGCTGCGTGGCCACGCCTTCGGCGGTGTGCTCGGGGCTGTTTCAGGCAGCTACTCCTGCGGGCGGGACGGCTCCGGCGGATACGTTCGCGGCGGCGGTGAATGTTGCGCGGTATCCGGGGAACCAGGTTGCGGCGCTGTATGGGCTGGTGTCGTCTTCGTCGCCGTTTCAGCCGGTGCTGAGCGCTGCGCCGTCGGACTGGACGCTGGCGGTGCGGTATGGCGGGGGTGGGCTGGCTGCGCCGAGCTCGATTGCCATCGACCAGAGTGGGGCGGTGTGGGTGGCGAACCATGCGGGTTCGGTCTCGAAGTTTACGGCGCAGGGTGCGGCGCTGTCGCCGTCCACGGGATTCACGGGCGGAGGCATGTATGAGAGCTTCGGGCTGGCGGTGGATGGCAGCGGGAATATCTGGGTGACGAACGCGGAGAGCAGCGGCTCGGTAAACGGCGGGCTGGGCAGCGTGACGAAGCTGGATGGCACGGGCGCCGTGCTGTCGGGGGCGAACGGCTTTACCGGGGGTGGAATCGATTTTCCGGAGGCGGTGGCGGCGGACACGAATGGAAATGTCTGGGTGGCGAACTATGGCGGCTCGACGGCTACGCTGCTGGCTTCGACGGGCGCGGCTCTTTCTCCTGCGGGAGGATATGGCTATGGGGATCTGGTGTTTCCGACCGGGGTCGCGGTCGATGGGCAGCACACGGCGTGGTTTGCGAACCAGGGGGGATCGACGGTGACGGAGGTTCCGGCGAGCGGCGTGGGGGCGATACAGGTGTCGTGCTGTCAGGGAGCTTCGGGGATTGCGCTGGACCAGCAGGGGAACGTGTGGGCGGCGAACTACTATGGAGACAGCGTCAGCGCCGTCAGTGGGGCGGGGAGCCTGATCTCGGCCGGGTATACGGGCGGAGGGCTGATGGGGCCGCGCGGGATTGCGGTGGATGGAGCGCAGCGTGTCTGGGTGGCGAACTACCAGGGCAACACGGTGACGAACCTGCAGGGCGCGGCTGGAAACGCTCCGGGTGCGCCTCTCTCGGGGGCGAGCGGGTATGGGGTGGCGGCGGGTTTGAGCCTGCCGTATGGGCTGGCGATCGATGCGACGGGGAGCGTGTGGGTGACCAGTTCGGGCAACGATGCGGTGGTGCAGTTTGTGGGTGCGGCTTCGCCGGTGAAGGTCCCGCTGCTTGGACTGCCGGGGTTGCCATGA